TATGACATTTACTAGTTATCCCTGAGTCCTGGGCATTGTAACctgtgtagccccaggaacaTATGACATTTACTAGTTATCCCTGAGTCATGGGCATCGTAACCTGTGTAGCCCAAGGAACACTtgccattttaatgttaggctTGTGACGAAAAGAGTAGCTAACTTTTAGTAAGGACGTCCAGCATATGGTCATTTAcgataacatttatttactaacaaTATGGAATCAGATAATCATATCTATCATATGGTTTAATTCCCTTGCACTCTTTCCCTAACTTTCCCCCGGTAACCTTCTAAGTGGCAAACCTTTTGAACCACTCTGAACCACTAATACCCCTCACTATAAAATGAACCTTTCTTggacttaataaaaaaattgtatacGCTCCATAAGACGGAAATTGAAAAGACATGACCCTCCCCCATTTCCCTCCATTTCTCATCATGTTTAATTCCGATCTCTCCCTAAGGTCATGTTTTGTCCACAGAGACCAACAAGAGAGATCAGAGTCTGAGATTGTTAGTGGTCAATCTGTCCAGAGTCATCAAACAGACCTGTCCTCTATATTCAGTGTATGTTGTCCtcatatttacatttgtttctgtttaactCAAGTTAATTGGTCAGTCATTCCTGAATTTAATAATGTTCTGATTATTACTTAACTTCCGATGGGAACTTTTTCACTCTGCCTCTTTCAGTTacttgaacagaatatcatgaTATTTGTGAAGAAAGAGTTGGAGAGGTTTAAGGCAATGCTGAGTTTAGATCTCCCAGAAGGCTTTGAGAgtcagagggaggatgaggaaggtgtggaCCTTGAAGATGAGGAGAAGGAGAGCAGTGCCAAAGAGGGGGTTCTGAAGATCACACTGCATGTCCTGAGGAACATGAACCAGAACGAACttgctgacacactggagaaaagtaagTGTTTTCTGATTTTACTGTTGAATGTGTGATCATGAGGAACATTTAAAAGCTGTATGTAGCTGTTTAACTCAATAATAATTGAGTGACCTTAAGACAACACCTGGTGACCTCTTCTAGTAGTGATGTATTGAATTATTTAACACTGAAGACAGAAAGAGTTAAGAGACTGAGAACATTATAAAATACTACATAATAACTCAATCCAGCAATAATGTTGTTGATAAAAGACACAATATTCTGTATTATTTTGTCATTCAGGTCAGCCTGCTGTGCTTTGTCATGAACACAAATCTAATCTGAAGAAGAAGTTTCAGTGTGTATTTGAGGGTATTGCTAAACAAGGGAACCCAACACTTCTCaataagatctacacagagctctacatcacagagggtggaaagGGAGAagtcaataatgaacatgaggtgagacagattgagacagCAACTCGGAAAAAAGCAAGACCAGAGACATCAATTCGatgtaatgacatcttcaaacccatacctggacaagacaaacctATCAGAACTGTCTTAACAACAGGTGTCgctggaattggaaaaacagtttctgtgcagaagttcattttggactgggctgaaggaaaagccaatcaGGGTGtccaatttttattttcactccCTTTTAGGGAGCTGAATTTGATGAAAGGGGAAAAAATCAGTTTGATTCAACTCATCAATCATTTCTCAATTGAAACCAAAAACATGAGAATCTCTAAATTCAACAAATACAAAGTTCtgttcatctttgatggtctggatgagtgtcgGCTGCCCCTTGACTTCAagaacaacaagagctgttgtgatgtgacagagtcaacctcagtggacatgctgctgacaaacctcatcaagggaaatctgcttccttctgctctcctctggataactaccagacctgcagcagccaatcagatcccttcagAGTGTGTTGACCAGGTGACAGAGGTCAGAGGGTTCAATGACctacagaaagaggagtacttcaggaagagattcagtgatCAGGACCTGGCCAGTAAaatcatctcacacataaagacatcaaggagcctccacatcatgtgtcacataccagtcttctgttggattgTTGCTACAATCCTTGAGCACATGTTGACTACAGATGATAAAGTAGAGCTACCAACAACCATAACAGACATGTACTCATACttccttgtgtttcagtccaaacacaggaatgtaaagtatgatgggaaaaaagagacagatccACACTGGAATacagagagcattctgacactgGGAAAACTGGCTTTTCAACAGCTACATAAAGGCAATCTGATCTTCTATGAAGAGGACCTGAAAGAGTGTGGCATTGATATTAATgaagcatcagtgtactcaggagtctgtacacagatctttaaagaggaatgtgggctgaaccaggacaaggtgttctgctttgtccatctgagcattcaggagtttctagctgctgtatatgtgtttctctcatttaTCAACAACAATGAAAATCTAATAGATGAACAACACTCAACTGATGGAAATGTTTCAGTGCAGATCAGTGACAAGCTTGAAGTCACATTCTACAAGGCTGCTGTGGATAAAGCCTTCCAGAGTAAgactggacacctggacctttttctccgcttccttctgggtctctcactggagtcaaatCAGAAGCATTTACAAGGTCTACTGACAAAGACCAGAAGCAGCTCACAGAGCCATAATGAAACAGTCAAGTACATCAAGGAGAAGATCAGGGAGAATCCCTCTTCAGAGAGGTGCatcaatctgttccactgtctgaatgaactgaatgaccattctctagtggaggagatccaaagatacctgagttcaggaagtctctccagagaagaactgacacctgcacagtggtcagctctggtctttgtgttactgacttcagaaaaggagattgatgtgtttgacctgaagaaatactcTACATCAGAGAAAGGTCTTCTGGGGTTGCTGGCAGTGGTCAAAACCTGCAGATCTGCTCTGTAAGTACAGTCCTGGAAATgaccctccccacacacacaaacaatcctcttacatctacagtatatttactgACTGACAACATTGggtattttatacattttagtttCATATATaggcaatgtcagttttaacACTATTACCGCCAAATGCCAACGCCAAGtagtgtttgagtttgtaataaaaACAGTACCACTTTATTTGGCAGGATGGAAACAACGAAGTAATAACTAGTTTTGTTTCCaggaaacaacatagaaacaaaGAGGAAACAACGGGGTAACAACATGGTAACTACACACCAATAGTAAGCATGTTTCTGCGGAAAGTAGTAGGGAAAATGCTTTGTAACTGAGACGGCAACACTTGGTAAGGGCATGCAAATGCTCAGGCAGAGGCATAGGGGGCGACAAAGTGTCCTCCAttctggatgtgtgtttttttttaagaatatcacatttttctaaacacaacaaaatagtaCATAGTAACATAAAAACAGTAATCCAAGTGAAAAACAGAACACCCCCCTCCTTCCAAATGGTTTTGCCTAAACTTGAACCTTACTGGCTGGTTAACTCATAATTCAAGCGCCTTGGCTAGGAACGTTTATTGCAGTTATGTGAAATTACGTCAGTTATCAGCATATGAACAGTCAGCTGGCTAACATAGAACATACACTGGTTTACTGGTGTGTGCATGAACCATTCCTTCCCGCTTCCTTCCCGCTGCATGAACCATTCACCCTTCCAGTCTGAAGTTCATCCCCAAAcaactgatatacactcacctaaaggattattaggaacacctgttcaatttctcatgaatgcaattatctaatcaaccaatcacatggcagttgcttcaatgcatttaggggtgtggtcctggtcaagacaatctcctgaactccaaactgaatgtcagaatgggaacgaaaggtgatttaagcaattttgttggtgccagactggccggtctgagtatttcacaatctgctcagttactgggattttcacgcacaaccatttctagggtttacaaagaatggtgtgaaaagggataaacatccagtatgcagcagtcctgtgggcgaaaatgccttgttgatgctagagggcagaggagaatgagccgactgattcaagctgatagaagagcatcattgactgaaataaccacttgttacaaccgaggtatgcagcaaagcatctgtgaagccacaacacgcacaaccttgaggcggatgggctacaacagcagaagaccccaccaaaattgtacagttgaagactggaagaatgttgcctggtctgatgagtctcgatttctgttgagacgttcagatggtggagtcagaatttggcgtaaacagaatgagaacatggatcaatcatgccttgttaccattgtgcaggctggtggtgtaatggtgtgggggatgttttcttggcacactttaggccccttagtgccaattggccatcgtttaaatgccacggcctacctgagcattgtttctgaccatgtccatccctttatgaccaccatgtacacatcttctgatggctacttccagcaggataatgcaccatgtcacaaagctcgaatcatttcaaattggtttcttgaacatgacaatgagttcactgtactgaaatggcccccacagtcaccagatctcaacccaatagagcatctttgggatgtggtggaacgggagcttcgtgccctagatgtgcatcccacaaatctccatcaactgcaagatgctatcctattaatatgggccaacatttctaaagaatgctttcagcaccttgttgaatcaatgccacgtagaattaagggagttctgaaggcgaaagggggtcaaacacagtattagtatggttttcataataatactttaggtgagtgtatatttgcaGATGTAATCATAAATATGATTCAATCcggacacatttgtttttgtggttattAAAAGCTCCAACCCTTCATTAAACATCTCAAACTTGATACATTGTacttattaattatttttgacCTATAAGTGTGTCAATAACTACTTTTCTGGACAGCAAATAGAGTTTGACAAACACATCCCTATTTGGGCCTTGaatcaaaatgtttgctttagGCAAACTATGCTTTAGTGACCCGATTGGATCCCCCAGGAccccatccgccgtctcatcggGTGCATGCCCAAATTTTGTCTGGAGTGcgtacaggcatgtgggggccatacacactactgagtcacattatgagttgtcgTGAgtaaattcatgcaagttggaacagcctgtgatgtacatttttgtgtgggtttgaatccagtcctcaatcgtttggtgattttggtttccattgaccattctttggtaattttgttctcaactaattacacagtgttcagtaaatatattaatctttaatatacagtggggagaagtatttgatacactgcagatttagcaggttttcctactcacaaagcatgtagaggtctgtaatttttatcataggtaaacttcaaatgtgagagatggaatctaaaacaaaaatccagaaaatcacattgtatgcatttttaataattaattttcattttattgtatgacataagtatttgatcacctaccaaccattaagaattctgtctctcacagacctgtttgttttctctaagaagccctcctgttctccactcattacctgcattaactgcacctgtttgaactcgttacctgtataaaagacacctgtccacacactcaatcaaacagactccaacctctccacaatggccaagaccagagagctgtgtaaggacatcagggatataattgtagacctgcacaaggctgggatgggctacaggacaacaggcaagcagcttgttgagaaggcaacaactgttggcacaattattagaaaatggaagaagttcaagatgacggtcaatctccctcggtctggggctccatgcaagatctcacctcgtggggcatcaatgatcatgaggaaggtgagggatcagcccagaactacacggcaggacctggtcaatgacctgaagagagctgggaccacagtctcaaagaaaaccattagtaacacaatacgccgtcatggattaaaatcctgcagcgcacgcaatgtccaAAACACGcaaaactccacttgctgtgtttaaAGGaataagaaggatgagtacaaccccaagaacaccatcccaactgtgaagcatggaggtggaaacgtaattctttggggatgcttttctgcaaaggggacaggacgactgcaccgtattgaggggaggatggatggggccatgtattgcgaggtcttggccaacaacctccttccctctgtaagagcattgtagatgggtcgtggctgggtcttccagcatgacaacgacccaaaacacacagccagggcaactaaggagtggctccataagaagcatctcaaggtcctggagtggcctagccagtctcctgacctgaatcctatagaaaatctttggagggagctgaaagtctgtattgcccagcgacaagccccgaaacctgaaggatctggagaaggtctatatggaggagtgggccaaaatccctgctgcagtgagtgcaaacctggtcaagaactacacttttgagcagtgtagtttgatgacgacccagtagataAACTGATGCTCTGACTGTATGGTGacgctgtggaggagaatgtgtatgctaatagggacgatatTCATGCTAATGATGCCAATCTGCGTTCAGGTCTGGGGGATACTGGGGCTCTGAAAGGCCTGGCGATTCTAGTGTTAACAGTGCGCCCTGAAGTACAGTTGACATGAAAATTATATAACATATAGAGGCTACTCTAAAGAGGATATTCTGAACTATTCTTCTGTTTGTAACATCATGataatctctctccagactgtcaggttgtggaatcactgaggaaggctgtgcttctctggtctcagctctgaagtcaaacccctcacacctgaaagaattggatctgagtaacaatgacctgaagg
This is a stretch of genomic DNA from Esox lucius isolate fEsoLuc1 chromosome 11, fEsoLuc1.pri, whole genome shotgun sequence. It encodes these proteins:
- the LOC105012803 gene encoding NLR family CARD domain-containing protein 3-like, which gives rise to MSLSVESEDGDTASKMNISGQHDTTAKREIYQERPASPISSCVSMKSDRSMVEPMKFRKGVSGDHKKRPASPVPSCLSMKSDGTIHRSMEFKEGNFSTHQRDQQERSESEIVSGQSVQSHQTDLSSIFSLLEQNIMIFVKKELERFKAMLSLDLPEGFESQREDEEGVDLEDEEKESSAKEGVLKITLHVLRNMNQNELADTLEKSQPAVLCHEHKSNLKKKFQCVFEGIAKQGNPTLLNKIYTELYITEGGKGEVNNEHEVRQIETATRKKARPETSIRCNDIFKPIPGQDKPIRTVLTTGVAGIGKTVSVQKFILDWAEGKANQGVQFLFSLPFRELNLMKGEKISLIQLINHFSIETKNMRISKFNKYKVLFIFDGLDECRLPLDFKNNKSCCDVTESTSVDMLLTNLIKGNLLPSALLWITTRPAAANQIPSECVDQVTEVRGFNDLQKEEYFRKRFSDQDLASKIISHIKTSRSLHIMCHIPVFCWIVATILEHMLTTDDKVELPTTITDMYSYFLVFQSKHRNVKYDGKKETDPHWNTESILTLGKLAFQQLHKGNLIFYEEDLKECGIDINEASVYSGVCTQIFKEECGLNQDKVFCFVHLSIQEFLAAVYVFLSFINNNENLIDEQHSTDGNVSVQISDKLEVTFYKAAVDKAFQSKTGHLDLFLRFLLGLSLESNQKHLQGLLTKTRSSSQSHNETVKYIKEKIRENPSSERCINLFHCLNELNDHSLVEEIQRYLSSGSLSREELTPAQWSALVFVLLTSEKEIDVFDLKKYSTSEKGLLGLLAVVKTCRSALLSGCGITEEGCASLVSALKSNPSHLKELDLSNNDLKDTGVEKLSALLKDPQCRLETLRLSGCLVTEKGCASLVSALKLNPSHLKKLDLSYNHPGDAGVRLLSAGLEDPHWRLEKLKLSGCGITEEGCSSLVSALKSNPSHLKELDLSHNDLMDTGVEKLSALLKDPGCRLETLRLSGCLVTEGGCASLVSALKSNPSTLKELDLSNNDLKDTGVECLSDMLKDPQCKLETLRLSGCLVTEEGCGVLSECLKIQYMTIKK